Proteins from a single region of Streptomyces sp. Tu 3180:
- a CDS encoding GPP34 family phosphoprotein, with translation MGRSRRTLPEELLLLALDPATGTTAQPQSLDLGLAGAQLVELALAGRIAPDGDRIAVVVPRPTGDPTLDCALELLRRRGAPVRAVHWIGGPRLGLRQTYLSHLERCGMVHAVAGQMCGVLPTTRYQATDTEISREIRARLDSAIRTGVPPDPRTAALAALAHAVGLGKHLYPGNEGRSSRSRLRDLIRHDPMGGLVAHAVMDVQNGVAAQPRRSPAPPAGRQAAVGRGAPEPARGVPAQPRRGSMARAVAH, from the coding sequence ATGGGCAGGAGCCGCAGAACACTTCCGGAGGAGCTTCTGCTGCTGGCACTGGACCCGGCCACGGGTACCACTGCGCAGCCGCAGTCGCTCGACCTCGGTCTGGCCGGAGCACAGCTAGTGGAGCTGGCGCTGGCCGGACGGATAGCCCCAGACGGGGATCGTATCGCCGTGGTGGTACCACGGCCGACTGGAGATCCGACACTGGACTGCGCGTTGGAGTTGCTGCGAAGGCGCGGCGCTCCGGTACGGGCCGTCCACTGGATCGGCGGGCCGCGACTCGGGCTCCGCCAGACCTACCTCTCGCATCTGGAGCGGTGCGGCATGGTGCACGCCGTGGCCGGACAGATGTGCGGGGTCTTGCCGACGACTCGCTACCAGGCGACGGACACCGAGATCAGCCGGGAGATCAGGGCCCGGCTGGACTCCGCGATCCGCACCGGCGTTCCGCCGGACCCGCGGACCGCGGCGCTCGCCGCACTGGCGCACGCGGTCGGCCTCGGCAAGCACCTGTACCCGGGGAACGAGGGACGCTCCTCGCGTTCCCGGTTGCGGGACCTGATCCGGCACGACCCGATGGGTGGTCTCGTGGCGCACGCCGTGATGGACGTCCAGAACGGCGTGGCGGCCCAGCCGCGCCGCAGCCCCGCACCGCCGGCGGGCCGTCAGGCCGCCGTCGGCAGGGGCGCACCGGAACCCGCCCGAGGCGTTCCGGCGCAACCGCGCCGCGGATCCATGGCGCGCGCCGTGGCCCACTGA
- a CDS encoding LppX_LprAFG lipoprotein, translating into MGISARGSVPRGATSAAFAAVLLAGGTVACGEGPVSDSAKEGRPEVTPAAAVAKAARNSEDIASLRYRITGTVPERGRLEAEASMRTEPPAMSMQMTTAGQGEDGRLEIRFVDEVMYVGGSAVAPEKLDGRSWYRADPAVWGRGAVDNDSHGVLPSQLEGNPAVQSTLLTGSKDLRKKGTETIDGTRTTHYRGTVTSSGLRAARGAAADQATQERRIESLDQFIALHIDDTLTMDLWIDDDNHTKRFRMRGDAYDARGGAGGEPLDLTITFLDVNQPVTIAAPPSEDTADIAAPADEAPAG; encoded by the coding sequence CGGCCTTCGCCGCCGTCCTGCTCGCTGGGGGAACGGTTGCCTGCGGCGAAGGCCCCGTGAGTGATTCCGCGAAGGAGGGCCGGCCCGAGGTGACCCCCGCGGCGGCCGTGGCGAAGGCCGCGAGGAACTCCGAGGACATCGCATCGCTCCGTTATCGGATCACCGGGACCGTGCCGGAGAGGGGCCGTTTGGAGGCTGAGGCCTCCATGCGCACGGAACCGCCGGCCATGAGCATGCAGATGACCACGGCCGGCCAGGGCGAGGACGGCCGCCTGGAGATCCGGTTCGTCGACGAGGTGATGTACGTCGGCGGGAGTGCGGTCGCCCCCGAGAAGTTGGACGGCAGGAGTTGGTACCGAGCCGATCCGGCCGTCTGGGGCCGTGGCGCGGTGGACAACGACTCCCACGGCGTGCTGCCCAGCCAGCTCGAAGGGAACCCAGCCGTACAGTCCACGCTTCTGACCGGCTCCAAGGACCTGCGGAAAAAGGGGACGGAGACGATCGACGGCACCAGAACCACTCACTACAGGGGAACGGTCACCAGTAGCGGCTTGCGCGCCGCCCGCGGCGCCGCCGCCGACCAGGCGACTCAGGAGCGCCGGATCGAGAGCCTTGATCAGTTCATCGCGCTGCACATCGACGACACGCTCACCATGGATCTGTGGATCGACGACGACAACCACACCAAGCGGTTCCGCATGCGGGGGGACGCATACGACGCCCGGGGCGGCGCAGGGGGCGAGCCACTCGACTTGACCATCACCTTCCTCGACGTCAACCAGCCGGTGACCATCGCGGCCCCACCGTCCGAAGACACCGCTGACATCGCCGCACCGGCGGACGAGGCACCGGCAGGTTGA
- a CDS encoding glutathione peroxidase, whose protein sequence is MTTAENNGTSPLDVGIGALNGGPADLAQYAGRAVLVVNVASKCGLTPQYAGLERLHERYAERGFTVLGVPCNQFLGQEPGSAEEIAEFCSATYGVTFPMTEKVEVNGEGRHALYERLVGFADAEGHSGDIRWNFEKFLIGRDGEVVARFSPQTEPESAEVVAAVEKAIG, encoded by the coding sequence ATGACGACTGCAGAGAACAACGGCACCTCTCCCCTCGACGTCGGGATCGGCGCCCTGAACGGCGGTCCGGCGGACCTCGCCCAGTACGCGGGCCGGGCCGTGCTCGTCGTGAACGTGGCCTCCAAGTGCGGCCTGACCCCGCAGTACGCCGGACTGGAGCGGCTGCACGAGCGGTACGCGGAGCGCGGCTTCACCGTGCTCGGCGTGCCCTGCAACCAGTTCCTCGGGCAGGAGCCGGGCAGCGCGGAGGAGATCGCCGAGTTCTGTTCGGCGACGTACGGCGTGACCTTCCCGATGACGGAGAAGGTCGAGGTCAACGGGGAGGGGCGGCACGCTCTGTACGAGCGGCTGGTCGGTTTCGCCGACGCCGAGGGGCACAGCGGGGACATCCGCTGGAACTTCGAGAAGTTCCTGATCGGGCGGGACGGCGAGGTCGTCGCCCGCTTCTCGCCGCAGACCGAGCCGGAGTCGGCGGAGGTCGTGGCGGCGGTGGAGAAGGCGATCGGCTGA
- a CDS encoding helix-turn-helix transcriptional regulator: protein MASNVNPTVRRRRLGQELRRLRELKGMTAEEVAERLLVSQSKISRLENGRRSISQRDVRDLCGVYEVEDQRVVESLMQMAKDSRQQGWWHAFGDIPYSVYIGLETDAESLRVYEPQIITGLLQTRAYAEAIIRGGSPESSEQDNDKRVEVRLRRQGRITTDKEPLRLWVVLDEASLRRVVGSRQVMREQLEHVMELSQLPHVTVQVLPFEVGAHAGINGQYSILEFADAADSSVVYIAGVTSDLYLEKPHDVQKYTVMYEHLRAQSLNVEQSRQLVERIAKEYAR from the coding sequence GTGGCATCGAATGTCAACCCCACCGTCAGGCGACGCCGGCTGGGCCAGGAACTGCGCAGACTCCGCGAGCTCAAGGGCATGACGGCCGAGGAAGTGGCGGAACGGCTGCTGGTGTCGCAGTCGAAGATCAGCCGGCTGGAGAACGGCCGGCGCAGCATCAGCCAGCGCGACGTCCGCGACCTGTGCGGGGTCTACGAGGTGGAGGACCAGCGCGTCGTCGAGTCGCTGATGCAGATGGCCAAGGACTCGCGCCAGCAGGGCTGGTGGCACGCCTTCGGCGACATCCCGTACAGCGTCTACATCGGCCTGGAGACGGACGCGGAATCGCTCCGGGTCTACGAGCCCCAGATCATCACCGGCCTGTTGCAGACCCGCGCCTACGCCGAGGCCATCATCCGGGGCGGTTCGCCGGAGTCGTCCGAGCAGGACAACGACAAGCGGGTCGAGGTCCGCCTGCGCAGGCAGGGCCGCATCACCACGGACAAGGAACCGCTGCGGCTGTGGGTGGTGCTGGACGAGGCGTCGCTGCGCCGGGTCGTCGGGAGCCGGCAGGTGATGCGGGAACAGCTCGAGCACGTGATGGAGCTGTCCCAGCTGCCGCACGTCACCGTGCAGGTGCTGCCGTTCGAGGTGGGCGCGCACGCCGGCATCAACGGCCAGTACTCGATCCTGGAGTTCGCCGACGCGGCCGACTCGAGCGTCGTGTACATCGCGGGCGTGACCAGCGACCTGTACCTGGAGAAGCCGCACGACGTGCAGAAGTACACCGTGATGTACGAGCACCTGCGGGCCCAGTCCCTGAACGTGGAACAGTCCCGTCAGCTCGTGGAACGCATCGCGAAGGAGTACGCACGCTGA
- a CDS encoding DUF397 domain-containing protein — MAIRLGATETWTTSSYTNNNGACVMVRSTTEEALELGDTKVPEGPKLAFPADAWSAFVASVKG, encoded by the coding sequence ATGGCAATTCGTCTGGGTGCCACGGAGACGTGGACGACATCCTCCTACACCAACAACAACGGCGCGTGCGTGATGGTCAGGTCGACCACCGAGGAAGCGCTGGAACTCGGGGACACCAAGGTTCCCGAGGGGCCGAAGCTGGCCTTCCCCGCGGACGCGTGGAGCGCCTTCGTGGCCTCGGTGAAGGGCTGA
- a CDS encoding DUF6584 family protein: MPLTETLARVDADLAAGRIPLARLRLRGLVSSFPDDLTVRRRLAEVYRLYGEPAEAGRWMYLEEDRDADETAAFEARYRTPRQRMRALAWRGPEPLARSAFAAEQLAAVRTACSEALGRPVDWDTVLSAPDDEPDGGEGTFTGFLAGAGCLVVALAMLGIWVNGLIALFD; this comes from the coding sequence ATGCCCCTGACGGAAACCCTCGCTCGAGTCGACGCGGATCTGGCCGCCGGCCGCATACCTCTGGCGCGCCTGCGCCTGCGCGGACTGGTCTCCTCCTTCCCCGACGACCTGACGGTCCGGCGCCGCCTGGCCGAGGTGTACCGGCTGTACGGCGAGCCCGCGGAAGCCGGCCGCTGGATGTACCTCGAAGAGGACCGGGACGCGGACGAGACCGCCGCCTTCGAGGCGAGGTACCGGACTCCCCGGCAGCGCATGCGGGCACTGGCATGGCGCGGTCCTGAGCCCCTCGCCCGCTCCGCGTTCGCCGCGGAGCAACTGGCAGCGGTGCGGACCGCCTGCTCCGAAGCGCTGGGGCGGCCGGTCGACTGGGACACGGTGCTTTCCGCTCCGGACGACGAGCCGGACGGCGGGGAGGGGACGTTCACCGGCTTCCTGGCCGGAGCCGGATGCCTGGTGGTGGCCCTGGCCATGCTCGGGATCTGGGTGAACGGGCTCATCGCCCTCTTCGACTGA
- a CDS encoding MFS transporter, translating into MATAEPTRADDAEPEPGAGTGPRIRVPDAQQREDPTAPAASVSPTASTAPSASAPDRTAPRTPRTGRAPRLGAAVLAVRDRVLRHPVLSVTGLAGLLHVVWFFTFANSGGDLAAQDAWAEFVGRHPDSAYNLAWYGGMHPVSYSVVSPYLMSLLGVRTTMMIAGTVSAGLLTLILVRSLPRSRLRSSGGRPVARDPLWAALAGVFALLCNAASGRVTFGLGTMFALGAVAVVFCWPYRWRYKRWAKALCAAPLAALATMSSPVAGLFVGLVAVALFLQKRRPGAWALGLAPSAVVAVSAWLFPFSGTQPMGIGSVILPLLYSVLVYVLVPREWRTVRITAAVYGLGIVLVWVISSQIGSNMTRLAMLFAGVALVAALPFAVPRTLKWYAIVVAFVGFTGWIGFKSVDDVVHTTPRASWARELAPLVNELQEVGAERGRVEVVPARSHREASALAPYVNLARGWNRQADMERNPLFYDDTLNSANYHEWLKRWGVHFVVLPKDEPDGDGGQRERELVQRGLPYLKQIWGDANWQLFEVDDPTPLAEPNAVVERADQGEWTLRVEKAGRILVRVPYSPWLGLVDAEGKALEPPRETEASENRPEGEPKTYENVHGCLMETEEDANGDRWTMLLAPEPGTYRLAAPYKWGERGTPCPDELR; encoded by the coding sequence GTGGCCACTGCGGAGCCGACACGCGCCGACGACGCCGAGCCGGAACCGGGAGCGGGAACCGGCCCGCGAATACGCGTCCCCGACGCGCAGCAGCGGGAGGACCCGACGGCCCCCGCCGCTTCCGTGAGCCCCACGGCCTCCACGGCCCCCTCGGCCTCCGCCCCTGACCGCACGGCGCCCCGTACGCCCCGTACGGGGCGCGCTCCCCGTCTCGGGGCCGCCGTCCTCGCCGTGCGCGACCGTGTGCTGCGGCACCCCGTGCTGTCCGTCACCGGGCTCGCCGGCCTCCTGCACGTCGTCTGGTTCTTCACGTTCGCCAACAGCGGCGGCGATCTCGCGGCGCAGGACGCGTGGGCCGAGTTCGTCGGCCGGCACCCGGACTCGGCGTACAACCTGGCCTGGTACGGCGGCATGCACCCGGTGTCGTACAGCGTGGTGTCGCCGTACCTGATGTCGCTCCTCGGGGTGCGGACGACGATGATGATCGCGGGGACGGTGTCGGCGGGGCTGCTGACCCTGATCCTCGTGCGCAGCCTCCCCCGCTCCCGGCTCCGCTCGAGCGGGGGGAGGCCCGTCGCGCGCGATCCGCTGTGGGCGGCGCTCGCGGGGGTGTTCGCGCTGCTGTGCAACGCGGCCTCGGGGCGGGTGACGTTCGGACTGGGCACGATGTTCGCGCTCGGTGCGGTCGCCGTCGTCTTCTGCTGGCCGTACCGGTGGCGTTACAAGCGGTGGGCGAAGGCGCTGTGTGCGGCCCCGCTGGCGGCGCTGGCCACGATGTCCTCGCCGGTCGCGGGGCTGTTCGTGGGTCTGGTGGCGGTGGCGCTGTTCCTGCAGAAGCGCCGGCCGGGGGCGTGGGCGCTGGGGCTGGCGCCCAGTGCGGTGGTGGCGGTGTCGGCCTGGCTGTTCCCGTTCTCCGGGACGCAGCCGATGGGCATCGGCTCGGTGATCCTGCCGCTGCTGTACTCGGTCCTGGTGTACGTCCTGGTGCCCCGGGAGTGGAGGACGGTCCGGATCACGGCCGCGGTGTACGGGCTCGGGATCGTGCTGGTCTGGGTGATCAGCTCGCAGATCGGCTCCAACATGACCCGGCTCGCCATGCTGTTCGCGGGCGTGGCGCTGGTGGCCGCGCTGCCGTTCGCGGTGCCGAGGACCCTCAAGTGGTACGCGATCGTCGTCGCCTTCGTCGGTTTCACCGGCTGGATCGGCTTCAAGTCGGTCGACGACGTCGTGCACACCACGCCGCGGGCGTCCTGGGCGCGCGAGCTGGCGCCGCTGGTGAACGAGCTCCAGGAGGTCGGCGCCGAGCGGGGCCGCGTGGAGGTCGTCCCGGCCCGCTCGCACCGTGAGGCGTCCGCCCTCGCCCCGTACGTCAACCTGGCCCGCGGCTGGAACCGGCAGGCCGACATGGAGCGCAACCCGCTCTTCTACGACGACACCCTCAACTCGGCGAACTACCACGAGTGGCTGAAGCGCTGGGGCGTGCACTTCGTGGTGCTGCCGAAGGACGAGCCGGACGGTGACGGCGGTCAGCGGGAGCGGGAGCTGGTGCAGCGCGGGCTGCCGTACCTGAAGCAGATCTGGGGCGACGCCAACTGGCAGCTGTTCGAGGTGGACGACCCGACCCCGCTGGCGGAGCCGAACGCGGTCGTGGAGCGGGCCGATCAGGGTGAGTGGACACTGCGGGTGGAGAAGGCGGGCCGGATCCTGGTCCGCGTCCCGTACTCGCCGTGGCTGGGCCTCGTCGACGCCGAGGGCAAGGCGCTGGAGCCTCCGCGGGAGACGGAGGCGTCCGAGAACCGCCCGGAGGGCGAGCCGAAGACGTACGAGAACGTCCACGGCTGCCTGATGGAGACGGAGGAGGACGCGAACGGCGACAGGTGGACGATGCTGCTCGCGCCGGAGCCGGGGACGTACCGCCTGGCGGCTCCGTACAAGTGGGGCGAGCGGGGCACGCCCTGCCCGGACGAGCTGCGCTGA
- a CDS encoding D-alanyl-D-alanine carboxypeptidase yields the protein MAGESPDRSKQRESSAEPTSGSAGPVPEARNSAEKRDLRLAVARESSPSEDRGSVDTATRVLSVREAAEDAAEAAEADGAPSEELGDSAVEGDGRLREAVAAWVRSADSDGGAQDTSGAAEAGSGAEDASADDESDDDAEDGPRGDGDTDSDGDGDGDGGARTGAEPGTRPERAAAGEPKTGDEAEDASGTGTDARRDTGAETGNAAQDDSGRAAGEPRTAPADEREDEREDEDGSEGAAHEASAGAPKAAASTADESHDADEDDDAEDDDEDDDEDDAPGAVSGGAGSSGGDDAGPDPDEDTGTDPSAGSGEAGAAPEEDGPEADAAPADAESKTGSGTGSAAESPAEDEAEAEDDAEPKAPATGSKAPAAGSEAPVDQPTAVFRTGRPSAPSVDQPTTMLKLGDTGAKAEPGDAGADAGDGAGSESGSGPKGESASERTSRFVALKEFDDPDTRKPPRGGDATTALRAVTPAAKPPAPAEATTSVPQVGPERTTQQPLPPKPPLDLLAELTNTPPPPETPLRTAVRRIKIWTPLVLLLVVVLAVVQNMRPLPAPTLELTAQDGYTFEGGKVDIPWPADGQAALDVQGIGTFGSSGEQKPVPIASVAKVMTAYLILRDHPLKSGAEGPMLKIDELAEKQSDAGQESTVTVTAGDEISQREAIEAILIASANNVARLLARWDAGSEKAFVEKMNDAAKDLGMTNTTYTDPSGLNDTTVSTAVDQVKLARAAMKQPAFREVAAMMSYDDYKGVNHPNWNQLVGSNDVVGIKTGTTTSALGNLVFAAKKEIDGETRTIVGAVVRQPAGGKDNTILSAALTSGDQLIRAAQGALESATILKKGAVVGYVDDGLGGRTPVAVTEDVKAVGWAGLSVKLTFAADELPHQAKAGTKVGTLTVGDGTSSAVKVPVALQEDLVEPGFTDKLTRLS from the coding sequence GTGGCGGGCGAGTCCCCCGACAGGTCGAAGCAGCGCGAGTCGTCGGCAGAACCGACGTCGGGGAGCGCGGGTCCGGTTCCCGAGGCGAGGAACTCCGCCGAGAAGCGGGACCTCCGATTGGCGGTGGCCCGCGAGTCCTCGCCCTCGGAGGACCGCGGGAGCGTCGACACGGCCACTCGGGTGCTGTCGGTGCGTGAGGCGGCGGAGGACGCCGCGGAGGCCGCGGAGGCCGACGGAGCGCCCTCCGAAGAGCTTGGCGACTCCGCCGTGGAGGGCGACGGGCGGCTGCGCGAGGCGGTGGCCGCGTGGGTGCGCTCGGCGGACTCCGACGGGGGCGCGCAGGACACGAGCGGGGCGGCGGAGGCCGGGAGCGGGGCCGAGGACGCCTCCGCCGACGACGAGAGCGACGACGACGCCGAGGACGGGCCCCGCGGCGACGGCGACACCGACAGCGACGGCGACGGCGACGGCGACGGCGGGGCGAGGACCGGCGCGGAGCCGGGGACGCGGCCCGAACGCGCCGCCGCCGGGGAGCCGAAGACCGGGGACGAGGCCGAGGACGCCTCCGGCACCGGCACCGACGCGCGCCGTGACACCGGCGCGGAGACCGGGAACGCCGCGCAGGACGACTCCGGGCGGGCGGCCGGGGAGCCGAGGACCGCGCCAGCGGACGAGCGCGAGGACGAGCGCGAGGACGAGGACGGATCCGAGGGCGCCGCGCACGAGGCGTCCGCCGGGGCGCCGAAGGCCGCCGCCTCCACGGCCGACGAGTCCCACGACGCCGACGAGGACGACGACGCCGAGGACGACGACGAGGACGACGACGAGGACGACGCCCCCGGGGCGGTTTCCGGTGGGGCGGGTTCGTCCGGGGGCGACGACGCGGGCCCGGACCCGGACGAGGACACCGGCACGGACCCGTCCGCCGGCTCCGGCGAAGCCGGCGCCGCCCCCGAGGAGGACGGTCCGGAGGCCGACGCCGCGCCCGCCGACGCCGAGTCAAAGACCGGCTCCGGGACCGGCTCCGCAGCCGAGTCCCCGGCCGAGGACGAGGCCGAGGCCGAGGACGACGCCGAGCCCAAGGCCCCCGCCACCGGGTCCAAGGCCCCCGCCGCCGGGTCCGAGGCCCCCGTCGACCAGCCCACCGCCGTCTTCAGGACCGGGCGTCCCTCCGCGCCCTCCGTCGACCAGCCCACCACCATGCTCAAGCTGGGCGACACGGGCGCCAAGGCCGAGCCCGGTGACGCGGGCGCCGACGCGGGCGACGGGGCCGGATCCGAGTCCGGGTCCGGGCCCAAGGGCGAGTCCGCGTCCGAGCGCACCAGCAGGTTCGTCGCGCTGAAGGAGTTCGACGACCCCGACACCCGCAAGCCGCCGCGCGGCGGGGACGCCACCACCGCGTTGCGCGCCGTGACGCCGGCCGCGAAGCCCCCCGCTCCCGCCGAGGCCACCACCTCCGTCCCGCAGGTCGGGCCCGAGCGGACGACGCAGCAGCCGCTGCCGCCCAAGCCGCCGCTGGACCTGCTGGCCGAGCTGACCAACACCCCGCCGCCGCCGGAGACCCCGCTGCGGACGGCCGTGCGGCGGATCAAGATCTGGACGCCGCTGGTCCTGCTGCTGGTGGTCGTCCTCGCGGTCGTGCAGAACATGCGTCCGCTCCCCGCACCCACGCTCGAGCTCACCGCCCAGGACGGCTACACCTTCGAGGGCGGCAAGGTCGACATCCCGTGGCCGGCGGACGGGCAGGCCGCGCTCGACGTGCAGGGCATCGGCACGTTCGGCTCCTCCGGTGAGCAGAAGCCCGTGCCGATCGCCAGCGTCGCCAAGGTCATGACCGCGTACCTGATCCTGCGCGACCACCCGCTCAAGAGCGGCGCCGAGGGGCCGATGCTCAAGATCGACGAGCTCGCCGAGAAGCAGTCCGACGCCGGTCAGGAGTCGACCGTCACCGTCACCGCGGGCGACGAGATCTCCCAGCGGGAGGCGATCGAGGCCATCCTGATCGCGTCCGCGAACAACGTGGCGCGGCTGCTCGCCCGCTGGGACGCGGGGTCCGAGAAGGCGTTCGTCGAGAAGATGAACGACGCCGCGAAGGACCTCGGCATGACCAACACGACCTACACCGACCCCTCGGGCCTGAACGACACCACCGTGAGCACGGCCGTGGACCAGGTGAAGCTGGCCAGGGCCGCGATGAAGCAGCCCGCGTTCCGCGAGGTCGCCGCGATGATGTCGTACGACGACTACAAGGGCGTCAACCACCCCAACTGGAACCAGCTGGTCGGCAGCAACGACGTCGTCGGCATCAAGACCGGCACCACCACCTCCGCGCTCGGCAACCTGGTGTTCGCCGCGAAGAAGGAGATCGACGGCGAGACCCGGACCATCGTCGGCGCCGTGGTCCGCCAGCCCGCGGGCGGCAAGGACAACACCATCCTGTCCGCCGCCCTGACCTCGGGCGACCAGCTGATCCGGGCCGCGCAGGGCGCGCTGGAGTCGGCGACGATCCTGAAGAAGGGCGCCGTGGTCGGGTACGTGGACGACGGTCTGGGCGGACGCACCCCCGTCGCCGTCACCGAGGACGTCAAGGCCGTCGGCTGGGCGGGGCTGTCGGTGAAGCTGACGTTCGCCGCGGACGAGCTGCCGCACCAGGCGAAGGCCGGAACCAAGGTGGGCACGCTCACCGTCGGCGACGGCACGAGCAGCGCCGTCAAGGTGCCGGTCGCCCTCCAGGAGGACCTGGTGGAGCCCGGCTTCACGGACAAGCTGACGCGTCTTTCCTGA